A single window of Selenomonas sputigena DNA harbors:
- a CDS encoding SIMPL domain-containing protein gives MNKMKAFLAAIATGLFLCAPQAAEAAAPQTSEPPVLMVDGTGRAEAAPDCATISVGVVTQAADAKTAQEENAKKAQAVQRALVAAGIPEANIQTHGYYFQPLYERETRENEITGYRAENNVTVRVDNLADVSRVIDLALKNGANSISSLDFGVKNADKVRKIALTAAVNDARKKADELAAALGRRVVGLKAVSENTYPFAERSAGAKMLMAADAAPTPIAPGMLEMSAEVHIEYYLSE, from the coding sequence ATGAACAAGATGAAAGCCTTCCTCGCTGCGATCGCAACGGGACTCTTCCTGTGCGCACCGCAGGCGGCAGAGGCAGCAGCGCCGCAGACTTCAGAGCCGCCCGTCCTCATGGTCGACGGCACGGGCAGGGCGGAGGCGGCACCCGACTGCGCGACGATCTCGGTCGGCGTCGTCACGCAGGCGGCGGACGCGAAGACGGCGCAGGAGGAGAATGCGAAGAAGGCGCAGGCGGTGCAGCGGGCGCTCGTCGCAGCCGGCATCCCCGAGGCGAACATCCAGACGCACGGCTACTACTTCCAGCCGCTTTATGAGCGCGAGACGCGCGAGAATGAGATCACGGGCTACCGCGCGGAGAACAATGTGACGGTGCGCGTCGACAATCTCGCCGATGTCAGCCGCGTCATCGACCTCGCGCTCAAGAATGGCGCGAACAGCATATCTTCACTGGATTTCGGCGTGAAGAATGCAGACAAGGTTCGCAAGATTGCCTTGACTGCCGCTGTCAATGACGCACGAAAGAAGGCGGACGAGCTTGCCGCCGCTCTGGGCAGGCGCGTCGTCGGACTGAAGGCCGTCTCAGAGAACACCTATCCGTTTGCTGAGCGCAGCGCGGGCGCAAAGATGCTCATGGCCGCCGATGCAGCTCCGACGCCGATTGCGCCGGGCATGTTAGAGATGAGTGCCGAGGTGCATATCGAGTATTACTTGAGCGAGTGA
- the gltX gene encoding glutamate--tRNA ligase yields MSNRIRTRFAPSPTGYMHIGNLRTALYGYLFAKSQGGDFILRIEDTDQERFVEGAREVINESLAAAHIIADESPEKGGAFGPYVQSERKAIYKEYAEKLVASGHAYRCFCSAKDHAHESDAEKFGGYDRHCRDLAPEEIERQLAAGTPYVIRQKMPLTGSTTYRDLILGSITIENSELEDQILLKSDGMPTYNFANVVDDHLMEITHVIRGNEYITSTPKHVLLYEFFGWQLPEFIHLPPVMGKSEDGTVSKLSKRHGAASFGQLLDEGYLAEAVTNYVALLGWSPKDTNQEIFTMEELIGAFSLDGISKSPAIFDYKKLDWMNGEYFKSMDPAAFAKLARPFAGDLSSELAEKWDYAAEVLRPRLSRLGEIKEQIHFLIEMPDYDLDCYTNKRNKTNPEKARALLPEALPMLESIEPWTPDAINAALDAFTEQRGEKKGAVMWPLRIAISGQKVTPGGLTEVLFLLGKKNSLDRLKKSLAKLQDM; encoded by the coding sequence TTGAGCAATCGTATACGCACGCGCTTCGCGCCCAGTCCCACGGGCTACATGCACATCGGCAATCTGCGCACGGCGCTTTACGGCTATCTCTTCGCGAAGTCCCAGGGCGGCGACTTCATCCTGCGCATCGAGGACACGGATCAGGAACGCTTCGTCGAAGGCGCACGCGAAGTCATCAACGAGAGCCTTGCCGCCGCGCACATCATCGCCGATGAAAGCCCCGAAAAGGGCGGCGCTTTCGGTCCCTATGTGCAGAGCGAGCGCAAGGCGATCTACAAGGAATATGCCGAAAAGCTCGTCGCCAGCGGCCACGCCTATCGCTGCTTCTGCTCGGCGAAGGATCACGCGCACGAGTCGGATGCCGAGAAGTTCGGCGGCTATGACCGCCACTGCCGCGACCTCGCGCCTGAGGAAATCGAGCGCCAGCTTGCGGCGGGAACGCCCTACGTCATCCGCCAGAAGATGCCGCTCACCGGCTCGACGACGTACCGCGATCTGATCCTCGGCAGCATCACAATCGAAAACAGCGAACTCGAAGACCAGATTCTCTTGAAGAGCGACGGCATGCCGACGTACAACTTCGCCAATGTCGTAGACGATCACCTCATGGAGATCACGCACGTCATCCGCGGCAACGAGTACATCACCTCGACGCCCAAGCATGTGCTGCTCTACGAATTTTTCGGCTGGCAGCTGCCCGAGTTCATCCACCTGCCGCCCGTCATGGGAAAGAGCGAAGACGGCACGGTGTCGAAGCTCTCGAAGCGCCACGGCGCAGCGAGTTTCGGCCAGCTTCTCGACGAAGGCTACCTCGCCGAAGCCGTCACGAACTACGTCGCGCTCCTCGGTTGGTCGCCTAAGGACACGAATCAGGAAATCTTCACGATGGAAGAACTCATCGGGGCGTTCTCCCTCGACGGCATCAGCAAGTCGCCCGCCATCTTCGACTACAAGAAGCTCGACTGGATGAACGGCGAATACTTCAAGTCGATGGATCCCGCCGCCTTCGCCAAACTCGCGCGTCCCTTCGCCGGCGACCTGTCGTCAGAACTCGCCGAGAAGTGGGACTACGCCGCCGAAGTCCTGCGCCCGCGCCTCAGCCGCCTCGGCGAAATCAAAGAGCAGATCCATTTCCTCATCGAGATGCCCGACTACGACCTCGACTGCTATACGAACAAGCGCAACAAGACGAACCCGGAAAAGGCGCGCGCCCTTCTTCCCGAAGCGCTACCGATGCTCGAAAGCATAGAGCCGTGGACGCCCGACGCCATCAACGCGGCGCTCGACGCCTTCACAGAACAGCGCGGCGAAAAGAAGGGCGCCGTCATGTGGCCGCTTCGCATCGCTATCTCAGGGCAGAAAGTCACGCCGGGTGGCCTCACGGAAGTGCTCTTCCTGCTCGGCAAAAAAAATTCTCTCGATCGCCTCAAAAAAAGTCTTGCCAAACTGCAGGATATGTAA
- a CDS encoding thiamine phosphate synthase → MCFSVSDMTLRSHLAVTAYLVIGPRDTKGRRVGEIVKAAVRAGFTAVQLRAKEQSAREQIALLGEAARAIEAAGAAASVPLLVDDRLDVALAAREMGIAVAGVHVGQKDVPAHICRRLLGEAAIVGLSAHPQDLPRLAPEDLAAADYIGTGPLHTTASKPDAGIEADGSFRTRSLAEIASFAQKSPVPVIVGGGVKVNDLPAVKAAGAAGFFVISAVAAAADAEGAAREMVARWKD, encoded by the coding sequence ATGTGCTTTTCCGTGAGCGATATGACTTTGCGCTCGCATCTCGCGGTCACGGCGTATCTCGTCATCGGGCCTCGTGATACGAAGGGGCGGCGCGTCGGCGAGATCGTCAAAGCTGCGGTGCGGGCAGGCTTCACAGCGGTGCAGCTTCGTGCAAAAGAGCAGAGCGCACGCGAGCAGATCGCGCTGCTCGGCGAGGCGGCGCGGGCAATCGAAGCGGCCGGCGCGGCAGCAAGCGTGCCGCTTCTCGTCGACGATCGGCTCGACGTCGCGCTCGCGGCGCGCGAGATGGGTATCGCCGTCGCGGGCGTGCATGTGGGGCAGAAAGACGTGCCCGCGCACATTTGCCGCCGCCTTCTCGGGGAAGCGGCGATCGTCGGCCTGTCGGCGCATCCGCAGGATTTGCCTCGGCTTGCGCCTGAGGATCTGGCGGCTGCCGACTACATCGGCACGGGTCCCTTGCACACGACGGCATCAAAGCCCGATGCCGGCATCGAGGCGGACGGCAGCTTCCGCACGCGCAGCCTGGCGGAGATCGCCTCCTTCGCCCAAAAGAGTCCTGTGCCCGTGATCGTCGGCGGCGGCGTGAAGGTGAATGATCTTCCTGCTGTCAAAGCGGCAGGCGCCGCTGGCTTCTTTGTGATCTCCGCCGTCGCAGCGGCGGCAGATGCGGAAGGTGCAGCGAGGGAAATGGTGGCGAGGTGGAAGGACTGA
- the rpsR gene encoding 30S ribosomal protein S18 yields the protein MIRRDRGRRSRRKVCTFCVDKVDVIDYKDVAKLRRFITERGKILPRRISGNCAKHQRQVTLAIKRARNIALLPFTAE from the coding sequence TTGATCAGACGTGACAGAGGCAGACGTTCGCGCCGCAAGGTTTGCACGTTCTGCGTGGACAAGGTGGATGTCATCGACTATAAGGACGTCGCGAAGCTTCGCCGTTTCATCACGGAGCGCGGCAAGATCCTGCCGCGCCGCATTTCGGGCAACTGCGCGAAGCATCAGCGCCAGGTGACGCTTGCAATCAAGCGTGCGCGCAACATTGCGCTTTTGCCGTTCACTGCGGAGTAA
- a CDS encoding single-stranded DNA-binding protein, with protein MNKVLLTGNLARDPEVRYTQSGKAVASFSLAVNRRFGKSNDGQQPSADFISIVAWEKLAEFCGNYLTKGSRILVEGRLQARSYDAQDGSKRYVTEVVASDIEFAGSRPQGAGAPGTPMQSSAPSHQPPAGQESFGPSIPDEEIPF; from the coding sequence ATGAACAAGGTACTTTTGACCGGAAATCTCGCCCGCGATCCCGAGGTGCGCTACACGCAGAGCGGCAAAGCGGTCGCTTCGTTCTCGCTTGCGGTGAATCGCCGCTTCGGCAAGTCGAACGACGGGCAGCAGCCGTCAGCGGACTTTATTTCCATCGTCGCATGGGAGAAGCTCGCGGAATTCTGCGGCAACTACCTGACGAAAGGCAGCCGCATCCTCGTCGAGGGTCGTCTGCAGGCAAGAAGCTACGATGCGCAGGATGGCTCGAAGCGTTATGTGACGGAAGTCGTCGCAAGCGACATCGAGTTCGCCGGATCGCGTCCGCAGGGCGCGGGTGCGCCGGGCACGCCGATGCAGAGCAGTGCGCCGAGCCATCAGCCGCCTGCCGGCCAGGAGTCCTTCGGCCCTTCCATACCCGATGAGGAAATCCCATTCTAA
- the rpsF gene encoding 30S ribosomal protein S6 produces MRKYEVIFIVKPMEEEATNAVIEKFVKLIQTNGGTIDKEDRWGKKRLAYEIKDYTDGYYCLLNVTAEPACMKECDRVMKITDDLLKHMIVRAEELIAAGEKAAAEPEAGEAE; encoded by the coding sequence GTGAGAAAATACGAGGTTATCTTTATCGTAAAGCCGATGGAAGAGGAAGCAACGAACGCTGTTATCGAGAAGTTCGTCAAGCTGATCCAGACGAACGGCGGCACGATCGACAAGGAAGACCGTTGGGGCAAGAAGCGTCTGGCGTATGAGATCAAGGATTACACGGACGGCTACTACTGCTTGCTCAATGTCACGGCTGAGCCTGCCTGCATGAAGGAGTGCGACCGCGTCATGAAGATTACGGACGATCTTCTGAAGCACATGATCGTTCGTGCGGAGGAGCTCATCGCAGCCGGCGAGAAGGCTGCGGCCGAGCCGGAAGCTGGCGAGGCAGAGTAA